Part of the Kiritimatiellia bacterium genome, GGCTCCCCGACGATCACGTCCGGCCGCCGTGACTCGGGGCTGACGCGCAGCTCCACCAGCCGGCCGCCACTCACCCGCCCCTCCACCACCGTGCGGTGGGGTGCGTGAAGTTTGAAGTCTACGTCCCAATCCACGGGCCAGGCGGGGAGCAGGCGGATCACCCGGCCGTCCGTCTGCAGCAGCATTGCCTGGAATGCCTTCATCAACACGCTGCCGTGATCCTGGTCGGGCGTCCAGTCGTAGTTGGGCCCCCAGAACGCCGGAAACCGGTGGTTGCGGTCATGCTCGCGCGACCGCCGCACCAGCAACTGGCGTGCTTCGCCGGCCAACCCCAGGTAGGCCGCGAAGATGTCGTCCTGACGCCAACCGGCGTGCCCGCGGTCGAGCCGGTGCCGAAACGCCTCGATGCCCCACTCCAGCCGGGGTTTCCCAACTGCGATCAGCCGGAAGGGAAAGACTGCGTACAGTTCCGGATTCTCCTGATTACGCTTCTCGGCGTACCGCGCGGCCGGTGCCAGTGCGAGTTTTCCGCCTGGCACCTCCCGCAGCGGCAGCTCCGGCAGCTTCGCGCGGAAGCGTCGGAGCCATTCGCGGTCGGCCTCGGGCGTCTCCGCCAGCGCCAGCAGCCGCTCGCTAACCGCGATGCATCCAGCCAGCTCCGGCATCGGATTGGTACAGTCCCACCACGTCTCCAGCGCCTGCGCGGGCTCCATCACCAGCCGGCCATCGGCGCCGACCCGGTAGTGCTCCTCAAAAAACCGCAGCACCTCGCGGCAGGTCGGCAGTACCTTGGTTCGGAAAAACTCTTCGTCGGGCGCATGCTCCCACAGGTCGAGTAGCATCCAGGCCAGCTCGGGGCCGGCGACCCACTCCCATTTGTGCCATCGGCTCTGCTGCAGTTTGTCGGTGCGTTCCTCGAACGGCGTCCAGCCGTAGGTCTCGCTGAAGATCGCACCCCAGAAGTACACGCACTCTGGGTAGAACGCGCCGCGGTGGCCGAGATAGCGGTGAGTGCGATGCACGCACAGCGGCAGCATGTCGTCCACGTACATGCGGACCAGCGGCTGCATCAGATCCAGGTCGCCCGAAGCGCACATCGAAACGTACGGCAGCCGCGTGTTCTGCCACCAGTAGCCCGGCCCCCACCGCCGGAAGTCGTGGTCCCCCGACCCGTCCGCCGGTGCGACGGTAAACAGCGAACCATTGAACTTGATCGGATGGACGCCCCGGCCCGCGCAGGCGTTGATGAAGCGCTGCAGCTCATACATGCGGCTGAGG contains:
- a CDS encoding DUF5703 domain-containing protein; the protein is MSAGTGRLVGTALTSLAVVAVAAPLPAPLVWTTPGRSCRDSMPLGNGDVAVNVWTEPDETLHVLVAKSDAWDEYARLVKIGAVVFQLPAGTFAEPFRQSLDLASGSLTVADRIRVWVDAHHPIVRIETTLRAEPRLALWRTNRFTYAPLQASDVLLDRQHPARCRAPTIIEPDTIAEATPERLVWFRHNAKSVGFPETRRIQGLEGYPQADPVLHRTFGAALVRLAHGYDLHVLTRHPSTPAEWRSELERRIREAPAPDFDAHRRWWAEFWQRSWIRASTRPDLPRRALAFVPTNAHPLRVGEDQEGRNRWAGELRGVCVPADLAGGFVLEAEVKPAAGERGRIFDKITPGGSDGFLLDAHPGNALRLISGRTVIVVSNALPAAQWAKIVAVADPTAGAWRVTVNGREVIRTAEVADGADAEHLSRMYELQRFINACAGRGVHPIKFNGSLFTVAPADGSGDHDFRRWGPGYWWQNTRLPYVSMCASGDLDLMQPLVRMYVDDMLPLCVHRTHRYLGHRGAFYPECVYFWGAIFSETYGWTPFEERTDKLQQSRWHKWEWVAGPELAWMLLDLWEHAPDEEFFRTKVLPTCREVLRFFEEHYRVGADGRLVMEPAQALETWWDCTNPMPELAGCIAVSERLLALAETPEADREWLRRFRAKLPELPLREVPGGKLALAPAARYAEKRNQENPELYAVFPFRLIAVGKPRLEWGIEAFRHRLDRGHAGWRQDDIFAAYLGLAGEARQLLVRRSREHDRNHRFPAFWGPNYDWTPDQDHGSVLMKAFQAMLLQTDGRVIRLLPAWPVDWDVDFKLHAPHRTVVEGRVSGGRLVELRVSPESRRPDVIVGEPQS